In a genomic window of Amphiprion ocellaris isolate individual 3 ecotype Okinawa chromosome 11, ASM2253959v1, whole genome shotgun sequence:
- the LOC111566423 gene encoding mid1-interacting protein 1-B-like, producing the protein MMMQLPESPNQKNNLFNAMNRFIGAVNNMDQTVMVPSLLRDVPVDEDSEMSSLKSDVDEGDMYSYYQLLKSIRRDIEWGVRCAAADERRKESMMITRTNSSASTSSAASSEDDEEEDEDLEKQFQYHLTGLQGVLSKLTQQANCLTKRYKKEVGMGGWGQ; encoded by the coding sequence atgatgatgcagcTGCCAGAAAGCCCCAACCAGAAAAACAACCTCTTCAACGCCATGAACCGCTTCATCGGCGCCGTGAACAACATGGACCAGACGGTCATGGTGCCCAGCCTGCTGCGGGACGTCCCCGTCGACGAGGACAGCGAGATGAGCTCCCTGAAGTCGGACGTGGACGAGGGCGACATGTACAGCTACTACCAGCTGCTCAAGTCCATCCGCCGGGACATCGAGTGGGGGGTCCGGTGCGCCGCCGCCGACGAGAGGCGCAAGGAGAGCATGATGATCACCCGCACCAACTCCTCCGCGTCCACGTCCTCCGCCGCGTCATCCGAGGACGACGAGGAAGAGGACGAGGACCTGGAGAAGCAGTTCCAGTACCACCTGACCGGGCTGCAAGGGGTGCTGTCCAAGCTCACGCAGCAGGCCAACTGCCTCACCAAGCGCTACAAGAAGGAGGTTGGAATGGGAGGCTGGGGCCAGTAA